One window from the genome of Comamonas sp. lk encodes:
- a CDS encoding VOC family protein, which yields MQFIPYLNFDGNCAEAMAFYAQLFGGQILHQMRFDEMPPGENMPPLSDAAKQRIMHIHLQVGAQAIMASDAMPADPSQTSDSCGGGYRKPQGLWVSIGVETQVEGQRVFDGLAQGGQIAMPYMATFWSPGFGMVTDRFGTPWMVNVQTPQPA from the coding sequence ATGCAGTTCATTCCCTACCTCAACTTCGACGGCAATTGCGCCGAGGCCATGGCGTTTTACGCCCAGCTTTTTGGCGGGCAGATTCTGCATCAGATGCGTTTCGACGAAATGCCGCCGGGCGAGAACATGCCGCCGCTTTCAGATGCCGCCAAGCAACGCATCATGCATATCCATCTGCAGGTCGGCGCCCAGGCCATCATGGCTTCGGACGCCATGCCAGCCGATCCCTCGCAGACCAGCGACAGCTGTGGCGGCGGCTACCGCAAACCGCAGGGTCTGTGGGTATCCATAGGCGTGGAGACCCAGGTCGAAGGCCAGCGCGTATTTGACGGCCTGGCGCAAGGCGGGCAGATCGCCATGCCCTATATGGCCACGTTCTGGTCGCCCGGCTTTGGCATGGTGACCGACCGCTTTGGCACGCCGTGGATGGTCAACGTCCAGACACCGCAGCCAGCCTGA
- a CDS encoding response regulator transcription factor translates to MSDPTFLVADDHPLFRAALIQMLRERFALYKIVEAASAQTVGAAMQDHPEIELVLLDLAMPGARGFSSLLHVRGEYPEVPVVVISSNEHPRVIRRAQQFGAAGFIPKSASADDMAAALLAVLDGDNWFPSMAAERSEADAALAAKLAQLTPQQFRVLLCIADGLLNKQIAHELGLAENTVKVHVTAILKKLECYSRTQAAVLVKSLEPESDLG, encoded by the coding sequence ATGTCAGATCCCACTTTTCTTGTTGCCGATGATCACCCGCTGTTTCGTGCAGCGCTGATACAGATGCTGCGCGAACGCTTTGCGCTGTACAAGATTGTGGAAGCGGCCAGTGCCCAGACCGTGGGTGCGGCCATGCAGGACCATCCCGAAATCGAGCTGGTGCTGCTGGATCTGGCCATGCCCGGTGCACGCGGCTTTTCGTCGCTGCTGCATGTGCGCGGCGAGTATCCCGAAGTTCCGGTGGTGGTGATCTCCTCCAATGAGCACCCGCGTGTGATTCGCCGGGCCCAGCAGTTTGGTGCTGCAGGGTTTATTCCCAAGTCGGCTTCGGCCGACGATATGGCCGCCGCGCTGCTGGCCGTGCTGGATGGGGATAACTGGTTTCCCTCCATGGCTGCCGAGCGTTCGGAGGCCGATGCAGCACTGGCGGCCAAGCTGGCCCAGCTCACGCCCCAGCAATTTCGCGTGCTGCTGTGCATCGCCGACGGCCTGCTCAACAAACAGATTGCCCATGAGCTGGGCCTGGCCGAGAACACCGTCAAAGTGCATGTGACGGCGATTCTCAAAAAGCTGGAGTGCTACAGCCGCACCCAGGCGGCGGTACTGGTCAAAAGCCTGGAGCCGGAGAGCGATCTTGGCTAG
- a CDS encoding dicarboxylate/amino acid:cation symporter, with amino-acid sequence MQAIPTEVAQPERLPFYRQLYFQVVFAIILGVLLGHFEPAYGAAMKPFGDAFIKLIKMIIAPVIFLTIVTGIANMTHLSTVGRVFGKAMAYFLTFSTLALIVGLIVANVMQPGSGMHINVADLDQKEVNSYVAKSHDMTLTGFVMDIIPKTLISPFVGDNILQVLMVAVLFGISLAMVGEAGKPVLNFFEALTKPVFKLVNIVMKFAPIGAFGAMAFTIGKFGLGSLLNLAELVLTFYITSAVFVLVILGTVARLCGFSVLKLIRYLKDELLLVLGTSSSESALPSLMQKMEKAGCSKSVVGLVVPTGYSFNLDGTNIYMTLAALFIAQATDTHLTLGHQVALLLVAMLSSKGAAGVTGAGFITLAATLAVVPEVPVAGMALILGVDRFMSECRSLTNFIGNAVATVVVSRWENALDYQQLDAALEGKALPEPVVQQHA; translated from the coding sequence ATGCAAGCCATACCTACCGAAGTCGCTCAGCCCGAGCGCTTGCCTTTTTACCGCCAGCTGTACTTCCAGGTGGTGTTCGCCATCATCCTGGGCGTGCTGCTGGGGCACTTCGAGCCGGCCTATGGCGCGGCCATGAAGCCTTTTGGCGATGCCTTCATCAAGCTGATCAAGATGATCATCGCGCCGGTGATCTTTTTGACCATCGTCACCGGCATTGCCAATATGACGCATCTGAGCACCGTGGGACGCGTGTTTGGCAAGGCCATGGCGTACTTCCTGACCTTCTCCACGCTGGCGCTGATCGTGGGCCTGATCGTGGCCAATGTGATGCAGCCTGGCTCGGGCATGCACATCAACGTGGCCGATCTGGACCAGAAGGAAGTCAACTCCTACGTGGCCAAGTCGCACGACATGACGCTGACCGGCTTTGTGATGGACATCATCCCCAAGACACTGATCAGCCCGTTTGTGGGCGACAACATCCTGCAGGTGCTGATGGTGGCCGTGCTGTTCGGCATCTCGCTGGCCATGGTGGGCGAGGCGGGCAAGCCCGTGCTGAACTTCTTCGAAGCGCTGACCAAGCCGGTGTTCAAGCTGGTGAACATCGTGATGAAGTTCGCTCCCATCGGCGCTTTCGGTGCCATGGCCTTCACCATCGGCAAGTTTGGCCTGGGCTCGCTGCTCAATCTGGCCGAGCTGGTGCTGACCTTCTACATCACCTCGGCCGTGTTCGTGCTGGTGATTCTGGGCACCGTGGCTCGCCTGTGCGGCTTCTCCGTGCTCAAGCTGATTCGCTACCTCAAGGATGAGCTGCTGCTGGTGCTGGGCACTTCCTCTTCGGAATCGGCTCTGCCTTCGTTGATGCAGAAAATGGAAAAAGCCGGCTGCAGCAAGTCTGTGGTGGGTCTGGTCGTGCCCACGGGCTATTCGTTCAATCTGGACGGCACGAATATCTACATGACGCTGGCGGCCCTGTTCATTGCCCAGGCCACCGACACCCATCTGACGCTGGGTCATCAGGTCGCGTTGCTGCTGGTGGCCATGCTGTCGTCCAAGGGCGCGGCCGGTGTGACCGGCGCCGGCTTCATCACCCTGGCCGCCACCCTGGCCGTGGTGCCCGAAGTGCCCGTAGCTGGCATGGCCCTGATTCTGGGTGTGGACCGCTTCATGTCCGAATGCCGTTCGCTGACCAACTTCATCGGCAATGCCGTGGCCACCGTGGTCGTCTCCCGCTGGGAAAATGC
- a CDS encoding PAS-domain containing protein yields MCIVMLVAGQLALQKAMLDESASVQRQLTLYAQTLSQRIDRYRTLPEVLALDEQLKTALGHRLSAVEVDQLNRKLEQANGASRASTLTLLDLHGKALAASNWRGKQSNVGEDYSFRPYVQQALAMGSGRFYGIGMTTGQPGYFLSQAIRDDQGAILGLVAIKIELQELEREWRQSPDIVMATDDHGVVFLTSNEAWRYRLLRPLAAHEVSEMEATRQFADENLQPMQYKLDNEAADGGRLVRFSEPPLAAPVLWQSLNLPDTQWQLHLLHNTQNASTHSRWAALAAGGLWLAVALLVLYIRQRQRLAALRQRSRQELETVLHQHAQELRTAQDGIVQAAKQADTGLSRSLQHLPQGVVVIDAQLHLVAWNSRYVELFRYPPELMRVGQPIETLIRHNARRGLLGKADVEEAIERRLEHLRSGKAHLHESAKDDGTVLEIRGTPLPDGGFVTSYADITSYKNAARELRNLADTLEKRVEERTRDLAQAKREAERANRYKTRFVAAAVHDLLQPLNAARMFSSLLRSHLHDESSRRVADSIDGALAAQDGILNSLLDISRMESGQLAVHRRDFALGPLLQVMQHNFGIIAESRGLELTAIDSRYTIHSDEALLRRILQNLLSNAIRYTPQGRVLIGCRRQGDSLRIEVHDQGPGIPKGLQREIFEEFRRLNEGHDQDRGAGLGLAIVDRLGKLLGHEIGLRSELGKGSVFWVVVPLGHEAVPAPEAADPPAQADPAREDSMQGATAWYIDDDAPSCQATSALLQRWGCQVQHAGGPQAALDLTAAGNAPQMLLLDVRMGEFYGPDLYPQLCQRWGQEPLVILVTAEHNIALRRQAAEKGWGFLLKPVRPAALRALISQMLLRREKD; encoded by the coding sequence ATGTGCATCGTCATGCTGGTCGCCGGCCAGCTTGCTCTGCAAAAAGCCATGCTCGATGAAAGCGCCAGCGTGCAGCGCCAGCTGACGCTGTACGCCCAGACGCTGAGCCAGCGTATTGACCGCTACCGCACGCTACCGGAAGTGCTGGCACTGGATGAGCAGCTCAAGACCGCCCTGGGCCACCGCCTGTCTGCGGTCGAGGTCGATCAGCTCAACCGCAAGCTGGAGCAGGCCAACGGCGCCAGCCGCGCTTCCACCCTCACCCTGCTGGATCTGCACGGCAAAGCCCTTGCCGCCAGCAACTGGCGCGGCAAGCAAAGCAATGTGGGCGAGGACTACAGCTTTCGCCCCTATGTGCAGCAAGCCCTGGCCATGGGCAGCGGGCGTTTTTACGGCATCGGCATGACAACAGGCCAGCCCGGCTACTTTCTGTCGCAGGCCATACGCGACGATCAGGGGGCGATACTGGGGCTGGTGGCGATCAAGATCGAGCTGCAGGAGCTGGAACGCGAGTGGCGACAGTCGCCCGATATCGTGATGGCCACCGACGACCATGGCGTGGTCTTCCTGACCAGCAACGAAGCCTGGCGTTACCGGCTGCTGCGCCCGCTGGCAGCACACGAAGTCAGCGAGATGGAGGCCACCCGCCAGTTCGCGGACGAAAACCTGCAGCCCATGCAGTACAAGCTCGACAACGAGGCCGCAGACGGCGGCCGGCTGGTCCGTTTTTCCGAGCCCCCGCTTGCCGCGCCGGTACTCTGGCAAAGCCTGAACCTGCCCGATACCCAGTGGCAGCTGCACCTGCTGCACAACACACAAAACGCTTCGACCCACAGCCGCTGGGCCGCGCTGGCCGCCGGCGGCCTGTGGCTGGCCGTGGCGCTTCTGGTGCTCTACATACGCCAGCGCCAGCGTCTGGCAGCCTTGCGCCAGCGCAGCCGCCAGGAGCTGGAAACCGTGCTGCACCAGCATGCCCAGGAGTTGCGCACCGCACAGGACGGCATTGTCCAAGCCGCCAAGCAGGCCGATACCGGCCTCTCGCGCAGCCTGCAACATCTGCCGCAAGGCGTGGTGGTGATCGATGCGCAACTGCATCTGGTCGCCTGGAATTCACGCTATGTGGAGCTGTTTCGCTACCCGCCCGAGCTGATGCGTGTGGGCCAGCCCATCGAGACCCTGATACGCCACAACGCCAGGCGCGGCCTGCTGGGCAAGGCCGACGTGGAAGAGGCCATAGAGCGGCGCCTGGAGCATTTGCGCAGCGGCAAAGCCCACCTGCATGAAAGCGCCAAGGACGATGGCACGGTACTGGAAATCCGCGGCACCCCCCTGCCCGACGGCGGCTTTGTCACCAGCTACGCCGACATCACCAGCTACAAGAATGCGGCACGCGAGCTGCGCAATCTGGCCGATACCCTGGAGAAACGCGTGGAAGAGCGCACCCGGGATCTGGCCCAGGCCAAGCGCGAGGCCGAACGAGCCAACCGCTACAAGACCCGCTTTGTGGCTGCCGCCGTGCACGATTTGCTGCAGCCGCTGAATGCGGCCCGCATGTTCAGCTCGCTGCTGCGCAGCCATCTGCACGACGAATCCTCTCGCCGCGTGGCAGACAGCATTGACGGAGCGTTGGCTGCCCAGGACGGCATTCTCAACAGCCTGCTCGATATCTCGCGCATGGAGTCGGGCCAGCTGGCGGTGCACCGGCGCGACTTTGCGCTGGGCCCGCTGCTGCAGGTCATGCAGCACAACTTCGGCATCATTGCCGAAAGCCGCGGCCTTGAGCTCACCGCCATCGATTCGCGCTACACCATTCATAGCGATGAAGCGCTGCTGCGGCGCATTCTGCAAAACCTGCTCTCCAACGCCATCCGCTACACCCCCCAGGGCCGGGTGCTGATAGGCTGCCGCCGCCAGGGCGACTCTTTGCGCATCGAGGTACATGACCAGGGCCCTGGCATTCCCAAGGGCTTGCAGCGCGAGATTTTTGAAGAGTTTCGCCGCCTCAACGAGGGCCACGACCAGGACCGGGGCGCAGGCCTGGGCCTGGCCATCGTGGATCGGCTGGGCAAACTGCTGGGCCATGAGATCGGCCTGCGTTCCGAGCTGGGCAAAGGCAGCGTGTTCTGGGTCGTCGTCCCGCTGGGCCACGAAGCCGTGCCCGCACCCGAAGCGGCAGACCCGCCGGCCCAAGCCGACCCAGCCAGAGAAGACAGCATGCAAGGCGCCACCGCCTGGTACATAGACGACGATGCCCCCAGCTGCCAGGCCACCTCGGCCCTGCTGCAACGCTGGGGCTGCCAGGTGCAGCATGCAGGCGGCCCGCAAGCCGCGCTGGATCTGACGGCCGCCGGCAACGCACCGCAGATGCTGCTGCTCGATGTGCGCATGGGCGAGTTTTACGGGCCCGATCTTTATCCCCAGCTGTGCCAGCGCTGGGGCCAGGAGCCGCTGGTCATTCTCGTGACCGCAGAGCACAACATTGCCCTGCGCCGCCAGGCAGCAGAAAAAGGCTGGGGTTTCCTGCTCAAGCCCGTACGTCCCGCAGCTTTGAGGGCGCTGATCAGCCAGATGCTGCTGCGCCGCGAGAAGGATTAA
- a CDS encoding IclR family transcriptional regulator produces the protein MQTAVQAPPPGAKPLVEPDQRRQRVQAAETCLAVLKALAGLGGRASLTAIGAAVDESPAKVHRYLASLMAEGLVEQDRGGTQYALGSEAIRVGLAAMRQSDPIRVAEPALAHLRESLQVTSFIAVMGNKGPVIVRFEEPGLPVTVNVRVGSVMSLLWSATGRAFLAFMDDQPQIQALLEQELAQAPKEKRALLDKTDPLGRLRAEIRAAGCASIRDINLPGISAVAAPLFDYTGHVVGVLCALGASGGFDPDPQGPIAQAICAEAARVSASLGYRAEA, from the coding sequence TCGAGCCCGACCAGCGCCGCCAGCGCGTGCAGGCGGCGGAAACCTGTCTGGCCGTGCTCAAGGCCCTGGCCGGCCTGGGTGGACGCGCCAGCCTGACGGCGATTGGTGCGGCGGTGGATGAGAGTCCCGCCAAGGTGCACCGCTATCTGGCCAGCCTGATGGCCGAAGGTCTGGTGGAGCAGGATCGAGGAGGCACGCAGTACGCGCTGGGCAGCGAGGCGATTCGCGTGGGTTTGGCGGCCATGCGCCAAAGCGATCCGATACGCGTGGCCGAGCCGGCCTTGGCGCATCTGCGCGAGAGTCTGCAGGTGACCAGTTTCATCGCCGTCATGGGCAACAAGGGGCCGGTCATCGTGCGCTTTGAAGAGCCTGGCCTGCCGGTGACGGTGAACGTGCGCGTGGGCTCGGTCATGTCTTTGCTGTGGTCGGCCACGGGTCGGGCATTTCTGGCTTTCATGGACGATCAGCCGCAGATCCAGGCCTTGCTGGAGCAGGAGTTGGCGCAGGCCCCCAAGGAAAAGCGGGCGTTGCTGGATAAAACCGACCCGCTGGGGCGTTTGCGGGCCGAGATTCGTGCGGCTGGCTGTGCCTCGATTCGCGATATCAATCTGCCCGGCATCAGCGCCGTGGCCGCGCCTTTGTTTGACTACACCGGCCATGTGGTCGGCGTGCTTTGCGCGCTGGGCGCCAGCGGCGGGTTCGACCCTGACCCGCAAGGCCCGATTGCCCAGGCGATCTGCGCGGAAGCCGCGCGCGTCAGCGCCTCGCTGGGTTACCGGGCCGAAGCCTGA